In one window of Legionella fallonii LLAP-10 DNA:
- a CDS encoding YgaP family membrane protein, whose product MSFTCNIDKTDRVNRIIIGVGLCLAALVGLGQFFYITLGLILVIEGLIGWCSIPYFITKIKSSFSLKEKR is encoded by the coding sequence ATGTCTTTTACATGTAATATAGATAAAACAGATAGAGTTAACCGCATAATAATTGGTGTAGGGTTATGTCTTGCTGCCTTAGTTGGGTTAGGCCAGTTTTTTTATATTACATTGGGATTGATTCTTGTTATAGAAGGTCTTATTGGGTGGTGCTCTATTCCCTATTTCATCACAAAAATTAAAAGCAGCTTCTCATTGAAGGAGAAGAGATGA
- a CDS encoding M13 family metallopeptidase, with amino-acid sequence MKFTKSLFTLSLLCSSLGFASSDVKNTQSSDALHMDWLDTSVSPAQDFYRYANGNWQKNNPIPPEYASWGTFNILNEKVIDRIHQMLIKASKNTHVKTGSIEQKVGDFYYSGMDEANINKLGVSPLNPEFAAIEEIHSLTDLQQELIHLHQIGVDALFGFGSMQDYKDSNLMIGALTQSGLTLPDRDYYLKDDAKFKKIREAYVNHVAKMLELLGDKPEKAANEAKTIMDIETKLAIASMSQVDQRDPQAVYHMTTIAALEKATPNFSWLHYFKALKQENNEQINLAMPEFFKAVNELLKTISIEDWKIYLRWHLLDSYAPYLSQPFVDQNFKMVTVLSGAEKILPRWKRVVHVESAALGFAIGKMYVDKYFSPESKQTVLEMLKNIRAELRDDINTLSWMTPATRQAALKKLDLMEERVGYPSKWWDYSSLKIDRGPYVLNVMRANQFLINRDLNKIGKPIDRSEWGMTPQTINAYYDPSMNNLNIPAGILFPPFFDPNAPAAINYGSIGFVMGHEMTHGFDDQGAKFDGHGNLKDWWTPSDLAKFNKATQCIVDQFSKYVVDGDMHVQGKLVVGEATADLGGITLAYKAFHRSKEYKSAKTINGLTPDQQFFLGTAHVWAMNIRPQQIRNQVTTDPHPPAQYRVNGSLANMPQFQQAFNIADHSPMINENRCVIW; translated from the coding sequence ATGAAGTTTACTAAAAGTTTATTTACTCTTAGCTTGCTTTGTTCTTCACTGGGGTTTGCAAGTTCAGATGTTAAAAATACTCAATCCAGTGATGCATTACATATGGATTGGCTTGATACCAGTGTATCACCTGCCCAAGACTTTTATCGCTATGCTAATGGGAATTGGCAAAAAAATAATCCTATCCCTCCAGAATATGCTTCCTGGGGCACGTTTAATATTTTGAATGAGAAGGTGATTGACCGAATCCATCAGATGCTTATAAAAGCGTCTAAAAACACTCATGTTAAGACTGGGAGTATAGAGCAAAAAGTAGGGGATTTTTATTATAGTGGCATGGATGAAGCCAATATTAATAAATTAGGTGTTAGCCCGTTAAATCCTGAATTTGCAGCTATAGAAGAGATTCATTCTTTAACTGATTTACAACAAGAGCTAATTCATTTACATCAAATTGGTGTAGATGCCTTGTTTGGTTTTGGCAGCATGCAAGATTATAAAGACAGTAATTTGATGATTGGTGCTTTGACTCAATCCGGTTTAACTCTACCCGATAGAGATTATTATTTAAAAGATGATGCCAAATTCAAAAAAATTCGTGAAGCTTATGTCAATCATGTAGCTAAAATGCTGGAGTTGTTAGGCGATAAGCCAGAGAAAGCAGCAAATGAAGCTAAAACAATAATGGATATAGAAACTAAATTAGCTATTGCATCCATGTCACAGGTAGATCAGCGTGACCCGCAGGCAGTGTACCATATGACGACTATCGCGGCGCTGGAGAAAGCGACTCCTAATTTCTCCTGGTTACACTATTTTAAAGCCCTTAAGCAAGAGAATAATGAACAAATTAATCTAGCGATGCCAGAGTTTTTCAAGGCGGTAAATGAGTTGTTAAAAACGATTTCTATTGAGGATTGGAAAATTTATTTACGTTGGCATTTATTAGATAGTTACGCTCCCTACCTATCTCAACCCTTTGTCGATCAGAATTTTAAGATGGTAACTGTTTTAAGTGGTGCAGAAAAAATATTGCCGCGCTGGAAACGAGTAGTACATGTGGAAAGTGCAGCCCTAGGTTTTGCCATTGGGAAAATGTATGTAGATAAATATTTTTCTCCTGAGTCAAAACAAACTGTCTTAGAAATGTTGAAAAACATTCGAGCTGAACTACGAGATGATATCAATACTTTAAGTTGGATGACGCCAGCAACTCGTCAGGCTGCCTTAAAAAAATTAGATTTAATGGAAGAGAGAGTAGGTTATCCTTCGAAGTGGTGGGATTATTCCAGCTTAAAAATTGATAGAGGTCCCTACGTATTAAATGTGATGAGAGCGAATCAATTTTTAATAAATCGAGATCTGAATAAAATAGGTAAGCCCATAGATCGTAGCGAATGGGGAATGACACCACAGACGATTAATGCCTATTATGATCCTTCAATGAATAATTTGAATATTCCTGCAGGAATATTATTTCCACCATTTTTTGATCCTAATGCACCTGCAGCTATAAATTACGGATCTATTGGTTTTGTTATGGGGCATGAAATGACCCATGGTTTTGATGACCAAGGTGCTAAATTTGATGGCCATGGTAATTTAAAAGATTGGTGGACACCTAGTGATTTAGCAAAATTTAATAAAGCGACCCAATGTATTGTTGATCAGTTTTCCAAATATGTTGTCGATGGAGATATGCATGTCCAAGGAAAATTAGTAGTAGGTGAAGCTACTGCTGACTTGGGAGGGATTACATTGGCCTATAAAGCTTTTCATAGGTCCAAGGAGTATAAAAGCGCTAAGACTATTAATGGGCTTACACCTGATCAGCAATTCTTTCTAGGAACAGCTCATGTCTGGGCAATGAATATTAGACCGCAACAAATCCGCAATCAGGTAACGACTGATCCTCATCCACCGGCTCAATATAGAGTGAACGGAAGTTTGGCTAATATGCCGCAGTTTCAACAGGCATTTAACATTGCTGATCATAGTCCTATGATAAATGAGAATAGGTGTGTTATCTGGTAA
- the ftsA gene encoding cell division protein FtsA encodes MAKKIEKNIITGLDIGTSKIIALIGEVTTDGAIEIIGIGRHPSRGLKRGVVVDIEATVNSIQRAVQEAELMAGCEVRTVYAGIAGSHIRSLNSHGIVAIRDKEVSQADIERVIDAAKAVAIPADQKIIHVLPQEFIIDHQGSIREPVGMAGVRLESRVHIVTGSVSAAQNIIKCVRRCGLEVNDVILEQLASSHAVLTEDEKDLGVCLIDIGGGTTDVAIFSEGAIQHTAVIPIAGDQVTNDIAMALRTPTKAAESIKVTHAYALPELANASQMLEVASVNDRPGRKISAKALSDVVSARYEELFSLVRNELRRSGFEDRMAAGIVLTGGAANIRGAIELAELCFEMPVRKGCAHHVSGLAEATENPSFATGVGLLLQGFQQQYEGSYNAPTTSDNSKNIWLRMKEWFQGNF; translated from the coding sequence ATGGCTAAAAAAATAGAAAAAAATATTATTACAGGGTTAGATATCGGCACTTCAAAAATTATAGCTTTAATTGGTGAAGTGACCACCGATGGGGCTATAGAAATCATTGGCATTGGCCGTCATCCCTCACGTGGGTTAAAGCGAGGGGTTGTTGTTGACATAGAAGCCACAGTGAACTCTATCCAACGAGCAGTGCAAGAGGCAGAACTTATGGCCGGCTGTGAGGTAAGAACAGTTTATGCTGGAATAGCCGGTAGCCATATACGTAGTTTAAATTCACACGGCATTGTTGCTATTCGCGATAAAGAAGTATCCCAAGCGGATATAGAGCGCGTTATTGATGCTGCTAAAGCAGTGGCAATACCCGCGGATCAAAAAATTATTCATGTTCTACCTCAAGAGTTTATTATTGACCATCAGGGAAGTATTCGCGAGCCTGTTGGCATGGCAGGAGTAAGATTAGAGTCACGGGTACACATAGTGACAGGTTCCGTCAGCGCGGCACAAAATATTATTAAATGTGTTCGCCGTTGTGGACTAGAAGTTAATGACGTCATTCTTGAACAATTGGCTTCAAGTCATGCAGTACTTACAGAAGATGAGAAAGATCTAGGCGTTTGCTTGATTGATATTGGCGGTGGAACAACGGACGTAGCTATATTTTCTGAAGGAGCAATACAGCACACTGCAGTGATTCCCATAGCTGGCGATCAAGTGACCAATGATATTGCTATGGCATTACGTACTCCAACAAAAGCAGCCGAGTCAATTAAAGTGACTCATGCCTATGCTTTACCTGAGCTGGCTAATGCGAGTCAGATGTTGGAAGTTGCCAGCGTGAATGATAGACCAGGAAGAAAAATCTCTGCTAAAGCGTTATCTGATGTAGTTTCTGCTCGTTATGAAGAGTTATTTTCACTGGTACGTAATGAATTACGCCGTAGCGGATTTGAAGATCGAATGGCTGCAGGCATTGTTTTGACCGGAGGAGCCGCAAACATACGTGGCGCTATAGAACTTGCAGAACTTTGTTTCGAGATGCCTGTACGTAAGGGATGTGCTCACCATGTATCAGGATTAGCCGAAGCTACTGAAAATCCTTCTTTTGCCACAGGCGTTGGTTTGCTACTTCAGGGCTTTCAACAGCAATATGAAGGAAGCTATAATGCGCCAACAACGAGCGATAATAGCAAAAATATTTGGCTGCGAATGAAGGAATGGTTTCAGGGAAATTTTTAG
- a CDS encoding DUF721 domain-containing protein produces MRSISRCFNAQLAELCQRSMQLEELSNKVSQLLPPNLATQCQVGSFNKGCLTLTTTNAAWASQLRYAVPELRDKLRKEAGMYQLTSIKINIIAPPEPYEKQKQQHPHELSTKAKATIISEGQHCTYQPLQKALLHLAREDEL; encoded by the coding sequence ATGCGTTCCATTAGTCGTTGCTTCAATGCTCAACTTGCAGAACTATGCCAACGTTCGATGCAATTAGAAGAGCTCTCTAATAAAGTTAGCCAGCTATTACCCCCTAATTTAGCAACACAATGCCAAGTAGGGAGTTTCAATAAAGGATGTTTAACTTTAACGACTACTAATGCTGCCTGGGCTTCTCAATTACGTTACGCGGTTCCCGAACTCCGAGATAAGCTACGAAAAGAAGCAGGGATGTACCAACTGACATCAATAAAAATTAATATCATCGCTCCCCCAGAGCCCTATGAAAAGCAAAAACAGCAACACCCCCATGAGTTATCCACCAAGGCCAAAGCCACTATTATCAGTGAAGGCCAACACTGTACGTATCAACCGCTACAAAAAGCGTTGTTGCATCTAGCTCGAGAAGATGAACTGTAA
- a CDS encoding PH domain-containing protein, with protein MTENKMDKKVDNSVIYFTKLNWIVFFWPIVMLFLAVTVYMSIVQLEELSIFVAVFALLWIGMTWVTYHFSSITIKKKQVILRTGLLVRKTVDIPLSKIETIDIRQSILGGIFRYGTLIITGTGGTRHLINYLDKPLTCRRYIEQLMNEPH; from the coding sequence ATGACTGAAAATAAAATGGACAAAAAGGTTGATAATAGTGTCATTTATTTTACTAAACTTAATTGGATCGTCTTTTTTTGGCCTATAGTGATGTTATTTCTTGCTGTTACGGTCTATATGTCTATTGTACAGCTAGAAGAACTTAGTATTTTTGTAGCTGTGTTTGCTTTACTTTGGATAGGAATGACTTGGGTCACTTACCATTTTTCTTCCATTACAATAAAAAAAAAGCAGGTGATCTTGCGTACGGGACTTCTTGTTAGAAAAACAGTCGATATACCATTAAGTAAAATTGAAACTATAGATATACGGCAATCTATTTTGGGTGGTATTTTTCGTTATGGAACTTTAATCATTACAGGTACCGGTGGAACACGTCATTTAATTAATTACTTAGATAAGCCGCTAACTTGTAGGCGCTATATAGAGCAGCTAATGAATGAACCTCATTGA
- a CDS encoding class II glutamine amidotransferase, with product MCRIVAYLGRPALLEDILVTPKNSIVMQSLHARETDLRVNGDGFGLGWYIPQISSSPALFTSIAPAWNDRNLLHLTAKTQSPCFFAHVRSASAGGVTNYNCHPFIYGDWMFMHNGDINHFSLVKRHLRHLLDDDIYDWIQGETDSEHLFALFLQLAKGHDLTQLSVVGDVLEQTLHKVDEIITEFGKKGPSYYNLCMTDGRRIVATRYCTDRKKKNLSFHYLEGYVFSNEDEWPKKEEPPSYIVVSSERFNDLAEGWQDIPVGHMMLVDENKVIQLRPL from the coding sequence ATGTGTCGCATAGTAGCTTACTTAGGACGTCCAGCTTTATTAGAGGATATTTTAGTCACTCCTAAAAACTCTATAGTCATGCAAAGTCTGCATGCGCGAGAAACTGATTTGCGTGTGAATGGTGATGGTTTTGGATTAGGTTGGTACATTCCGCAAATTAGCTCCTCTCCTGCTTTATTTACCTCAATTGCACCGGCATGGAATGACAGAAATTTATTGCACCTAACTGCGAAAACTCAGTCCCCATGCTTTTTTGCTCATGTACGCTCAGCCAGTGCTGGTGGCGTAACAAATTACAACTGTCATCCTTTCATTTATGGGGATTGGATGTTCATGCATAACGGGGATATTAATCATTTTTCTTTGGTAAAAAGGCATCTACGCCATTTATTGGACGATGATATTTATGATTGGATACAAGGTGAGACCGATTCAGAACATTTGTTTGCTTTATTTCTACAACTGGCTAAAGGACATGATTTGACACAGCTGTCTGTTGTTGGTGATGTGTTAGAGCAAACCTTACATAAGGTAGATGAAATCATTACTGAGTTTGGTAAAAAAGGACCTTCTTATTACAATCTTTGTATGACTGATGGTCGTAGAATAGTCGCTACTCGTTATTGCACCGATAGGAAGAAAAAAAATCTTAGCTTCCATTATTTAGAAGGATATGTTTTTTCCAATGAGGATGAATGGCCTAAAAAAGAAGAGCCACCTAGTTACATAGTGGTTTCCTCTGAACGATTTAATGATTTAGCTGAGGGATGGCAAGATATTCCTGTAGGGCATATGATGTTAGTAGACGAAAACAAAGTAATCCAATTGCGTCCTTTATAA
- a CDS encoding D-alanine--D-alanine ligase family protein, with the protein MSKLINLVLLYGGKSGEHEISLISAASVLAYLDASKYNIIPIAMDKKGQFHLHNYQDLLSHRDQLPVETEHSKPLDNLLINGRLSVDADVVFPVVHGPLYEDGCLQGMLELANVAYVGCDVLPSAISMDKDMARRIACINGLKSARYKVLSWYSNANERQQFCTEVAAEFGWPLFVKPCSLGSSVGIHKAKNSAELIAAVNDALRYDEEILVEEFIQGREIELAVLENRIPSAAPRVSNVGEIHVNHPDGFYSYTAKYLESGQTDLIIPAALSEQLNERLKHASADIFTRLKCKGMARVDFFVNDETEEIYFNELNTLPGFTSISMYPKLWQATGLAYPDLLDELIEIAKTHHQCRQQLVTDYL; encoded by the coding sequence ATGTCTAAGCTTATCAACCTTGTTTTGCTTTACGGTGGAAAATCAGGCGAGCATGAAATTTCATTAATTTCGGCTGCATCGGTGTTGGCTTATTTAGATGCTAGCAAATACAATATTATTCCAATTGCCATGGATAAAAAAGGGCAATTCCATCTGCATAATTATCAGGACTTGCTTTCTCACAGAGACCAACTGCCTGTCGAAACAGAACATTCCAAACCTCTAGACAATTTACTTATAAATGGCCGTTTATCGGTTGATGCGGACGTTGTTTTTCCTGTAGTGCATGGACCTCTATATGAAGATGGTTGCTTACAAGGAATGCTAGAATTGGCTAATGTCGCTTATGTGGGTTGTGATGTTTTACCTTCAGCCATAAGCATGGATAAGGATATGGCAAGAAGAATAGCCTGCATTAATGGGCTAAAATCAGCACGATACAAAGTACTGTCTTGGTATTCTAATGCTAATGAGCGACAACAGTTTTGCACTGAGGTCGCTGCTGAGTTTGGATGGCCCTTGTTTGTTAAACCCTGTTCTTTAGGTTCTAGTGTAGGTATACATAAGGCAAAAAATAGCGCTGAACTAATCGCCGCGGTGAATGACGCCTTACGTTATGATGAAGAGATTTTAGTTGAAGAATTTATTCAAGGTCGTGAGATAGAGCTGGCCGTATTAGAAAATAGAATCCCTTCAGCAGCTCCAAGGGTATCAAACGTGGGTGAAATTCATGTGAATCATCCAGACGGTTTCTATTCTTATACCGCTAAATATTTGGAAAGTGGACAAACTGATTTAATTATTCCTGCTGCTCTTAGTGAGCAACTTAATGAGCGTTTAAAACATGCCTCAGCTGATATTTTTACACGCTTAAAATGTAAAGGAATGGCTAGAGTAGATTTCTTTGTTAATGATGAGACAGAAGAGATTTATTTTAATGAACTTAATACCTTGCCTGGCTTTACATCAATTAGCATGTATCCCAAATTATGGCAAGCGACTGGCTTGGCTTATCCTGATTTACTTGATGAGCTCATCGAAATCGCTAAAACTCATCATCAATGTCGTCAACAACTAGTGACCGATTATCTGTGA
- the ftsZ gene encoding cell division protein FtsZ yields the protein MFELMESSQQGNNAVIKVVGVGGGGGNAVEHMVAENIDGVEFICANTDAQALRASNAKIHIQLGDELTKGLGAGANPQIGREAAEEDREHIKEILSGADMVFITAGMGGGTGTGAAPVFAEIAKELGILTVAIVTKPFSFEGKQRAMAADEGIRRLAEHVDSLITIPNNKLLSVLGKNISLLNAFKAANNVLLGAVKGISDLITRPGLINVDFADVRTVMSEMGMAMMGTGSAVGEQRARQAAEAAIASPLLEDVNFSGARGILVNITAGLDMSIGEFEEVGDVVKEFISDDATVVVGTVIDPEMSEEMRVTVIVTGLGDTRQRHQQQQPQQQHQRARLVESMRSDGSLDYHQLDKPAVIRKQVQSTSTATVNTTRQGNEGVPDVDYLDIPAFLRRQEETQ from the coding sequence ATGTTTGAATTAATGGAAAGCAGCCAGCAAGGTAATAACGCCGTGATCAAAGTAGTTGGTGTTGGCGGCGGTGGAGGAAATGCTGTTGAACATATGGTTGCTGAAAATATTGATGGCGTTGAATTTATTTGTGCCAATACTGATGCGCAAGCATTACGAGCCTCTAACGCTAAAATACATATTCAATTGGGTGATGAGCTAACGAAAGGCTTAGGCGCTGGTGCGAACCCTCAAATTGGTCGTGAAGCTGCTGAAGAAGACAGAGAGCATATCAAAGAAATCTTAAGTGGTGCAGACATGGTCTTTATTACTGCTGGAATGGGCGGTGGTACAGGCACTGGCGCTGCCCCTGTTTTTGCAGAAATAGCAAAAGAGTTAGGTATATTAACTGTTGCTATAGTAACCAAACCGTTTTCCTTTGAAGGTAAGCAACGAGCTATGGCAGCTGATGAAGGTATTCGCCGTCTAGCAGAACACGTCGACTCATTGATTACTATCCCTAATAATAAGCTATTAAGTGTTTTGGGAAAAAATATTAGCTTACTTAATGCATTTAAAGCGGCAAATAATGTATTGCTTGGTGCTGTAAAAGGTATATCTGACTTAATTACACGCCCTGGCTTAATTAACGTAGACTTTGCTGACGTACGGACTGTGATGTCTGAAATGGGTATGGCTATGATGGGAACTGGTAGCGCTGTTGGCGAACAAAGAGCGCGTCAAGCAGCTGAAGCCGCCATCGCTTCTCCTTTACTAGAAGATGTCAATTTTTCAGGAGCTCGAGGAATATTAGTAAATATTACGGCGGGCCTTGATATGTCCATAGGTGAGTTTGAAGAAGTGGGCGATGTAGTTAAAGAGTTTATTTCTGATGATGCGACTGTAGTTGTTGGTACGGTAATTGATCCAGAAATGAGCGAAGAAATGCGTGTCACCGTAATTGTGACTGGGTTGGGTGATACTAGACAGCGTCATCAGCAACAGCAGCCACAGCAACAACATCAAAGAGCTCGTTTGGTTGAGTCAATGAGAAGTGATGGTTCTTTGGATTATCACCAATTAGATAAACCAGCGGTAATTCGTAAACAAGTGCAATCAACCTCTACTGCGACAGTAAATACCACAAGGCAAGGTAATGAGGGTGTTCCTGATGTGGATTACCTGGATATTCCTGCTTTCTTACGCCGTCAAGAAGAAACTCAATAA
- a CDS encoding cell division protein FtsQ/DivIB has translation MSAIVLAGRLGYLYVSDAERFPITTIKVAASYQHLTHKELETVLTKYVNSSFFALPVTQLQNELNSLMWIDTAYVERVWPDTLKIKLVEKVPVAIWDDSLMTEDGRLFNQGTVPADLNVPRLKGPASQQLEVLQVYEKLSKILSAYGLKSSGLYLRDNQAWVLILGNDIKIYLGKKELEARLERFCKAYPAVFAEKADQLASVDLRYPRGMAVQWKQQVGR, from the coding sequence ATGAGCGCCATAGTGCTAGCAGGGCGCTTAGGCTATTTGTATGTTTCAGACGCTGAACGATTTCCAATTACAACAATTAAAGTGGCTGCAAGTTATCAACATTTAACTCATAAAGAATTGGAAACTGTTTTAACTAAATACGTCAATTCTAGTTTTTTTGCTCTGCCAGTTACTCAATTACAAAATGAATTAAATAGCTTGATGTGGATTGATACAGCTTACGTCGAGCGCGTTTGGCCAGATACATTAAAAATTAAACTTGTAGAAAAGGTTCCTGTAGCAATTTGGGATGATTCTCTAATGACAGAAGATGGGCGTTTGTTTAATCAAGGAACAGTTCCTGCTGATTTGAATGTACCACGATTAAAAGGTCCTGCATCTCAACAGTTAGAAGTCTTACAAGTTTACGAAAAATTGAGTAAGATATTATCAGCGTATGGATTAAAATCTTCTGGATTGTATTTAAGAGATAACCAGGCTTGGGTATTAATTCTGGGTAATGATATAAAAATTTACTTAGGAAAGAAAGAGTTAGAAGCGCGATTAGAGCGTTTTTGTAAAGCATATCCTGCAGTATTTGCTGAAAAAGCAGATCAGTTGGCTAGTGTGGATCTACGATATCCGCGCGGAATGGCAGTGCAGTGGAAACAACAAGTGGGACGATGA
- the lpxC gene encoding UDP-3-O-acyl-N-acetylglucosamine deacetylase — MIRQRTPKKVIQATGVGLHSGEKVLLTLRPAPVNTGIVFRRVDLSPVVEIPASYEYVGDTMLCTTLHHGTVKIATVEHLLSALAGLGIDNAYIDVNAPELPIMDGSAAPFVFLIQSAGIKEQPAAKKYIRILKPIRVEDNGKYVQFKPHNGYKISFTIDFDHPVFNDKPQTVSFDFSGTSYVKEVCRARTFGFLSDYEKLREFDLAKGGSLDNAIVVDDYRVLNEDGLRFESEFVTHKVLDAIGDLYLLGSSLIGAFEGYKSGHELNNRLLRELMVRQDAWEYTYFDAENYLPVRQPEFYPVEA, encoded by the coding sequence ATGATAAGACAAAGAACTCCTAAAAAGGTGATCCAAGCTACTGGTGTTGGATTGCATTCCGGTGAGAAAGTGCTTTTAACATTAAGACCCGCTCCTGTAAACACAGGTATCGTTTTTAGACGAGTAGATCTATCACCCGTAGTCGAAATTCCAGCATCCTATGAGTATGTTGGTGATACCATGTTATGTACTACTTTGCACCATGGAACCGTTAAAATAGCCACAGTGGAACATCTTTTATCTGCTTTAGCAGGCTTAGGTATAGATAACGCCTATATTGATGTTAATGCGCCAGAACTACCTATTATGGATGGTAGCGCTGCTCCCTTCGTATTTCTTATTCAATCAGCCGGTATTAAAGAGCAACCCGCAGCTAAAAAATACATTAGAATTTTGAAGCCCATTCGTGTTGAAGACAATGGCAAATACGTACAATTTAAACCGCATAATGGATATAAAATTTCTTTTACTATAGATTTTGATCATCCAGTATTTAATGACAAACCACAGACAGTGAGTTTTGATTTTTCTGGAACTTCTTATGTGAAAGAGGTGTGTCGTGCTAGGACTTTTGGTTTTCTTTCTGATTATGAGAAATTAAGAGAGTTTGATTTAGCTAAAGGCGGCAGTCTAGATAATGCTATAGTGGTTGATGATTATCGAGTGCTTAATGAAGATGGTTTGCGTTTTGAGTCAGAATTTGTGACACACAAGGTTTTGGATGCAATCGGAGATCTCTATCTATTAGGCTCTAGCCTCATTGGAGCATTCGAAGGTTATAAATCAGGTCACGAACTAAATAATAGGTTATTACGGGAATTAATGGTAAGACAAGATGCTTGGGAATACACCTATTTCGATGCAGAGAATTATCTTCCAGTAAGACAACCTGAATTTTATCCTGTTGAGGCATGA
- a CDS encoding glycine-rich domain-containing protein: MSVELATLLRYKNERVVSHFCHHHPEVSIQEGQELFTDLLAWLWLSKQRTGLGKKTYLFGPLLRLDELWHTFILHTQDYLSFSMTYFGEYMHHEVERIGFEHVLEEEELTDFLQDCFNYLDSSWVERRFAEAFA, translated from the coding sequence GTGAGTGTTGAACTTGCTACCCTGCTTCGTTATAAAAACGAGAGGGTAGTATCTCATTTTTGTCATCACCATCCAGAGGTTTCTATTCAAGAAGGACAAGAGCTATTTACAGACCTTCTGGCATGGTTATGGCTGAGTAAACAAAGAACTGGTTTAGGTAAAAAGACTTATCTTTTTGGTCCTTTGCTCAGACTAGATGAGCTGTGGCACACCTTTATTTTGCATACTCAGGATTATTTGAGTTTTTCTATGACCTATTTTGGTGAATATATGCACCATGAGGTTGAGCGCATAGGTTTTGAGCATGTCTTGGAAGAAGAGGAGCTGACTGATTTTTTGCAGGATTGTTTTAACTATTTAGATAGTAGCTGGGTAGAGCGACGGTTTGCAGAAGCGTTCGCTTAA
- a CDS encoding haloacid dehalogenase type II translates to MLTLQTIKAITFDVQGTCVDFVQPLLRTGEEINHAKGLEIDWATLSFEWRRLYRNMLDEVISGQRLWIRVDHIYRQTLDTLLENKKLSAYFSIAERDELNTIWSRLEPWPDSIEGLSRLRQKFVTSTLSNAGMATMVSIVKHARLPFDALLTSELAHNYKPSPTVYQLAVDYLGYRPDEILMVACHKYDLNAAQAFGMRTAFVARPLEFGLDIKPDLAPEPWFDLCVDSFVALAEVLGI, encoded by the coding sequence ATGCTTACCTTGCAGACGATTAAAGCGATTACTTTCGATGTGCAGGGAACCTGTGTTGATTTTGTTCAACCTCTCCTGCGCACAGGGGAAGAAATCAATCATGCAAAGGGACTGGAAATCGATTGGGCTACGTTGTCTTTTGAATGGCGCAGATTGTACCGCAACATGCTTGATGAAGTGATTTCTGGCCAACGCTTATGGATAAGGGTTGATCACATCTACCGTCAAACATTGGATACCTTGCTGGAAAACAAAAAGCTGTCAGCGTATTTCTCAATCGCTGAACGTGATGAGCTCAATACAATTTGGAGTCGTCTGGAGCCCTGGCCAGACAGTATAGAAGGACTTAGCAGACTGCGCCAAAAATTCGTTACCTCGACACTTTCCAATGCGGGTATGGCGACAATGGTTTCTATCGTCAAGCATGCCCGCCTGCCGTTCGATGCATTGCTAACGTCTGAACTAGCACATAACTACAAACCCTCTCCTACTGTGTATCAGCTTGCGGTGGATTATCTTGGTTATAGACCAGATGAAATATTGATGGTAGCTTGTCACAAATATGATCTAAATGCTGCACAAGCCTTTGGAATGCGTACTGCATTTGTAGCACGCCCGCTAGAATTTGGTCTAGACATTAAACCAGACCTTGCTCCTGAACCTTGGTTTGATTTATGTGTCGATAGCTTTGTTGCACTGGCAGAAGTTTTAGGAATATAG